One Candidatus Omnitrophota bacterium genomic window, CAACTGTTTTAAGGGCCCTTGTGTATATCTGGGGGCTGACATCCAGAGCCATCGTATCCCTGGTATTTCCCCTGGCAAGCAGTAATTCATGCTCATCAACTTTTAAGTTATCCTTTACATAAATAAACACCTCTTCAATATTTTCGGCGTTTGACTTTGAAAGAACAGTGGTTATTTTTATATATAGATTATCGCGCCCTTCTTTAAGCCTGCTGATCCTGTTATAAGACTCCATGACTTTATCAAAGCAACCCGGTAAATTCCTGATTTTATCGTGTGCATCTCCGACAGCATCAATAGAAAGACAAACATTTACGAGGCAGGCCGGACAATTGATAAGTATTTTTCTTACTGCGCTCTCCAGCCTGTCAGGGAAAGTCCCGTTTGTCGGTAATGTTATAAACCTGGTACCGCTATTCTTATAAAAGGCCTGGACTATCTCAGCAACATCATCTCTTAAGAACGGCTCTCCCCCTGCTATAGTTAACTGAATAAGTTTATTGAAACTGCTTGAAATTTTTTCAATTTCTTTAAGAGACAACTCATTAGCTTTAACCGCCGAATCCTGCTTCTGCCAATTAAAACACATGCTGCATTTTGCATTACAACGAGAGGTAATAAATAATATAAGATAAGCAGGGTATTTGGAAAACAGTGAAAAGGCAAGAAAGAAAATCCTCTGGAACTTCTTCACTTTTTCCTCCTGATAAAAGAATTAATAAACCCTCTCATTGCGCCTGCAACGATTACATTACATAATAAGAATTGAGTAAAAACAGCTCTAAGCAAGAAATAAACTCCTTTCTCTTTAAAAACCAAACCAAAGAATTTCCAGGTAAGTATGACAA contains:
- a CDS encoding radical SAM protein, producing MKKFQRIFFLAFSLFSKYPAYLILFITSRCNAKCSMCFNWQKQDSAVKANELSLKEIEKISSSFNKLIQLTIAGGEPFLRDDVAEIVQAFYKNSGTRFITLPTNGTFPDRLESAVRKILINCPACLVNVCLSIDAVGDAHDKIRNLPGCFDKVMESYNRISRLKEGRDNLYIKITTVLSKSNAENIEEVFIYVKDNLKVDEHELLLARGNTRDTMALDVSPQIYTRALKTVEDIAYNNLKKRKYQFSGIFYGLYKYTNRIVSRIINEKKYIYPCLAGKKMIEVYEDGSVVPCEILPSIKGTIDANMGNIRDFDYNINKLLASEKAKNIIKYIKEKRCFCSFECAILASLVYNPRAYPHILRYAFLNGK